Below is a window of Moorella thermoacetica DNA.
AGATTGTCCCGGGCCTTGGCTGTGGGCGCGAAGTGGATGTCGGTCAGTACCCCGGCCAGGCGGCGATTCATTTCCTCGGGAAAGGGGGCATAGCGGTCGCCGGTCCTTAGGCCCGCCTCGACATGGCCGACGGGTATCTGCTGGTAAAAGGCCGCCAGGGCGGCGACAAAGGTGGTGGTGGTGTCGCCGTGGACCAGGACCAGGTCCGGGCGGGCCTCTTTGAGAACCCCGGCCAGGCCGGTCAGGGCCCTGGTGGTAATCTCCTCCAGGGTCTGGCGTGGCCGCATAATATCCAGGTCGTAATCGGGTTTGATATGGAAGAGGCGCAGGACCTGGTCGAGCATCTCTCGATGCTGGGCCGTGACTGCCACCAGACAGGTAAACTCCTCGGGGTGGAGATTGAGTTCTTTGACCACCGGGGCCATCTTAATAGCCTCGGGCCTGGTGCCGAAGACGGTGAGTATCTTATAAGGCGGCATGGGTTACCTCCAGTGCTGGGTCTTAAGCTTTTTATTTTATATAACCCTTGGCCCGAAGTTTGGCGATATGCTCCTCCAGGGCCTGCTGGATGTCGACGCCGTACTGTTCCTCCAGGACGAACATCAGGGAAACGGCCGTCTGGGCTACATCCAGAAGTTCACGGGTGATGGCTGTCCGGACTGCTGCGGCATCTACATGGACCTGCTCGCCGCTCAGGCCCCGCAGCTTGCCGATGGCCTGGGCCAGCTCGCCGGCTTCTTCCATGAGCTTCAGGGCTGTAGATTCCATGGTGGGCGTCAGGTTGTCCAATCTGGGCAGGGCGATGATCTTCTGCTCCAAAGTTCCTTCCCCCTTGGACTGCCCTTTATTATACCATAACAAAGCATAACAACGGAGGAGGGATGCGAACATTCTTCAGCCAGGGTTGGCACTATTTTTTATAGTCAGGACAACTACCCTTTACCGGGGCAGATGGACGATTTCGATCCCTGCTTCCAGGAGCCAGTCGTGGTTGACATGATAGGGCCGGGCATAGACGAGTCTTTTGATGCCGGACTGGACGATGACCAGGGCACACCTCTCGCAGGGGTAGTCGGTGACATACATGGTCGCCCCCTGCCGTTCCTCCGGCGAGCACTCCAGGAGGGCGTTGATCTCGGCGTGGATGGTACGCAGGCAGTGCTCGCCCTCCATGAGGCAGCCGACCTCCAGGCAGTGGGGCAGGCCGTGGGGGGCGCCATTATAGCCGGTGCCTTTGATGCGCTTGTCTTTTACCACCACGGCACCTACAGCCAGCCGGTTGCAGGTACTCCGGCTGGCTACCTGGAAGGCAATGTCCAGAAAGTATTCGTCCCACTCTTTACGCATAAACTAATCCCTCGCGTACAGGCTTCCGATCCCACGGCGCCCGGAGTAGACCCGATACATGATTGAGACCGGCCCCGGTCGGTGAGACCTGTCCCGTTTGCGCGTTTCCTGATTTAATTTAGCATAAATTATCGTTTCCGGCCAGTGTTTTTTATTGAAAAGCCCTCCCGCAATTGTCCTTCCGGGAGGGCTTTTTGTTTAGTCGAGCTCCTGGTAGAGGGGGAAGGCCCGGCAGAGTTCGGCGACGATACCCCTGGCTTCCTCCAGTTTCTTCTCATCCGGACCGTAGGAGAGGGCCAGGTCGATGGCCCGGGCCACCTGGACCATGGCGTCGGCGTCCATGCCCCGGGAGGTCAGAGCGGCCGTTCCCAGGCGGATGCCGCTGGTTACGCTGGGCTTCTGCGGGTCGAAGGGGATGGTGTTCTTGTTGACGGTAATCTGGACCGAGGCCAGGATATCTTCGGCCTCCCGGCCGGTTATATTCTTATTGCGTAGGTCGACGAGCATTAGGTGGTTGTCGGTACCGCCGGAAACCAGGTTAAATCCGTAGCCCATGAGGGCGTCGGCCAGGGTACGGGCATTGGTAACTATTTGCTCCTGGTAACGTTTGAACTCCGGCAGCATGGCCTCCTTTAAGGCCACAGCCTTGGCGGCGATGACGTGCATCAGGGGACCGCCCTGGACACCGGGGAAGACGGCCTTATCGATATCCCGGGCGTATTCCCTGGTGGTCAGGATAATCCCACCCCGCGGACCGCGCATGGTCTTATGGGTGGTGGTGGTCACGAAGTGGGCGTAGGGTACCGGGTTGGGATGGATACCGGCGGCCACCAGTCCGGCGATATGGGCCATATCCACCATCAGCAGGGCGCCGACCTCGTCGGCAATCTCGCGGAAACGGGCAAAGTCGATTACCCGCGGGTAGGCGCTGGCCCCGGCGACGATCAGTCTGGGCCGCTCCTCACGGGCGATGCGGGCTACGGCGTCATAGTCAATACGGCCGGTTTTGGCATCGACGCCGTAGAAACAGAAGTTATAGTATTTGCCGGAAAGGCTTACCGGGCTACCGTGGGTCAAATGGCCGCCGTGGGCCAGGTTCATGCCCAGGGCCTTATCGCCCGGGTTCAGAACGGCCAGGTAGACGGCGGTGTTGGCCTGGCTGCCGGAATGGGGCTGGACATTGGCGTGCTCGGCCCCGAAGAGGGCTTTGGCCCTTTCCCGGGCCAAGTTTTCGACTACGTCGGCCCATTCACAACCGCCATAATAGCGTTTGCCGGGATACCCTTCGGCGTATTTATTGGTCAGGACGCAGCTATAGGCCTCCATGACGGCCTGGCTGACGAAGTTCTCTGAGGCGATTAGTTCCAGGTGGGTCCGCTGGCGTTGAAGCTCGCCCCTGACGGCGGCTACTATTTCGGGATCAACCTTGGCTACTGTTTCCAGGTTCATTTGGTAAAGGCCTCCTTCGAAAATTACTTATATACTGCCCGCTGGCCGCCGATTAAGGGGGGCCGCGTCCGGGCTGCAGTTACCGGCGCTGCGCCGATGGTCTTGATGGCCAGGCGGACGGGCACGGCCACCGGCCGCAGGTGCATGCCAATAAGGGTGGAACCGATATCCAGGCCGGCATGGGCCTGGGCCAGGAGGGAGGCCACTACTACCGGCCGGTGCAGGGAGGCATAGGCGGCCGTAGCCAGGGATCCTCCGGCCTTTGGAGCCGGTACGACCGTAACTACGGGCAGGTTATAAAGGCTGGCGGCACCGGCCTCGATGACCAGGGCCCGATTCAGGTGCTCGCAACACTGGGCGGCCAGATAGACCTGGGCCCGGTTGGTTGCTGCCAGGAGGCCTGCTACTACAGCCTGTCCTATTTCCAGGGAGGAGGCGGTGCCGATGGACCGGCCCGTTATCTCGCTGGTGCTGCAGCCCACTACCAGGATCTGCCCCGGTTGCAGGCCGGCTACATTAAGCAATTCTTCCGCCGCAGCTTGAACGGTTGCCGTCACATCCTGCCATTCAGCCATAATTTTTCCCCCCTGTCTACTTCCCGTCATGGCAACAGGGTACAACAACCCGGTCTTCCCGGCCCCGGTACTGGTCTTCAATGGCGCTGATCTTCTGAACCCGGCGGGCATGACGGCCGCCGCTGAATTCGGCCTTTAACCAGGTATCAACAATCTCCAGGGCCAAACCGGGACCGATAACCCGTTCCCCCAGGGTCAGGATGTTGGCGTCATTATGCTCCCGCGCCGCCCGGGCAGAAAAGGTATCATGGCACAGGGCGGCCCGGATACCCGGTACCTTATTGGCGGCGATACAGACGCCGATGCCCGTGCCGCAGCACAAGATGCCGCGATCATACTCGCCGCTGGCGACGGCAGCCGCTACTTTATGGGCATAATCTGGATAATCGACGGATTCGGCATTGTAGGTGCCGAAGTCGTGATTGGCAATCCCCTGCCGGTTCAGGTAGTCTTTAATCGCCATCTTCAGGTGAAAACCGCCATGATCGCTACCCAGAGCTACGCGCAATTTCACTTCATCTCTCCCCCATAATATTAAACCATACTTAAATGTTCGCCACAATTAACCGGAATCCTGCTCTGCTGTCAAACTTATTTTTTCTCTTGTGAAAATTTCCTCAGCGCCTGTCTAATAAGCCGCTCCAGTTCCCTGGCTGTTGCCCGGTAAACCTCCAGGGGCTGGCCGAAGGGATCGGCTATATCCCGGCTGGCTCCTGCCTGGATGCGAGCCAATTCCTCCAGCAGGGGTTTTAGGCTGGCCGTCAGCTCTGCCTCCAGCTGCTGCCACCTGGTTTTCTTCTCCTGGCTCAAAGCTCCGTCGCCGGCTTCCCGGTATAGCTCCTCCAGTTCCTGGCGGTGAGCAGCGGCAAACTCCTGTTCCCTGGCAGCTATCTCCCCCGCCAGTTTCAGGCGCCGCCGCGCCATGGCCGGGTCTTCAGGACCCTGCACGTATTCCTTGAGGGTATAAGTTTTACCCCTGGCCTCAGGGTAGTCCCGGAGTATCCTTTCCCTGTGCTCCGCTGTCATGGTCAGGATAAGATCGGCGTCCCTGACTGTGGCCGCCGTCAACTGCCGGGCGCGATGGCTGCTAAGGTCCAGGCCCATCTCAGCCAGGGCCTGGACGGCTTCCGGTGTGGCCGGGTCTCCTTCCCTGGCTGCCAGGCCAGCTGAACTGATGGTTACGTCCAGGCCGCGCTCCTTAGCCAGTTTTGCGGCTATGGCTGCCGCCATACTGCTCCGGCAGGTATTTCCAGTGCAGACAAAAAGAATCCCAGGCATCAGGTTAGACCCCCACTAGCATCTTCAGGCCAATGGCCACCAGGATCAGGCCACCGGCAAGCTCGGCCCGGTTTCCGAAGAAGGAACCCAGGCGCCGGCCTGCCAGAAGCCCCAAGGCCGTCATGGTAGCGGCAATAAAGCCCATGGTCAGAACCGTCAGGGGGACGTTAACGCTAATGGCCCCCAGGCCAAAGCCAACGCTTAAGGCATCCAGGCTGACGCTGCCGGCCATGAAGAGGATGGCCATGACCCCGCCGAGGACGCCCCCCCGACCCGGAATGACCCGGAGCACCTGCCCCACCATGCTTCCGCCCTGCCGCCGGTTGTTATAGGCCTCCCAGAGCATCAGGGTACCCATGGTTGCCAGGACCAGGGCACCGATGATGGCTGCCACCTTACCCAGGAGCCGGCCCAGGAGCAACCCCAGGTACAGGCCCGCCAGGGGCATGAAGATGTGAAAAAGGCCGACGGTACCGGCAAAAAGCCAAGCCTGCCGGCCCCGGAACCCCCCAGGGCCAGGCCGGTAGCCAGGGAAAAGGCATCCGTCCCCAGGGCGACGGCTACCAGGATAAGACCCAACGGCTCCATATAAGTATTTTCCTCCTTACGCCCGGATAATGCGGTTGGCCGCCGATTTACGCAACCGGTTCATGATGGCCAGGCCGATGCCTTCCTCCTTAACGGTTTCCGCCAGGATGATGTCGGCATGGTGACGGTCACAGTTTCTTAAAGCGCCAAAAAGGTTGGCGGCGATGGTTTCCGGCTGGCGGCGACTGCCCAGGACCTCCAGGTAATCGGGCCGGGGTTCGTCCTGGTAGAATGGCGCTGTCTCGCTGGTCGCCAGGACGGCCACCCGCCGGCCGCGGCGCTGCCAGGCCGCCACCAGAGCCCGTACCCTGGCCACCACCCGCTCCAGATCGCCGGTAACCAGGAAGACCTCCCCCGCCGGGGCGTAGTGCTTGTATTTCATCCCCGGTGCTTTAGGGTGTTCCACCTGCTGGCCTTTGACGGCCGGGTCAATGGCTACTTTCCCCAGCACCGCCTGCAGTTCTTCATAGGTGATGCCACCCGGCCGCAGGATAGTTGGCACCGGGGAGGTCAGATCGAGGACGGTGGATTCTACCCCCACGGTGGACGGACCGCCGTCTATTACAGCGTCTATTTTACCCCGCAAATCGCGCAGGACGTGCTGGCCGGTGGTGGGGCTGGGGCGTCCCGAGGTATTGGCGCTGGGAGCGGCGATGGGGAGGCGGGTCGCCCGGATGAGGGCCTGGGCCACCGGGTGGGAAGGCATGCGGAGGCCTACAGTATCCAGGCCGGCGGTAACCTCGTCAGGGATCAGGTCGCTGCGCGGCATGATCAGGGTGAGGGGACCGGGCCAGAAGCGCTGCATGAGGAGGGTAGCCCGGGGCGGCAGGTAGGC
It encodes the following:
- a CDS encoding MazG-like family protein; its protein translation is MEQKIIALPRLDNLTPTMESTALKLMEEAGELAQAIGKLRGLSGEQVHVDAAAVRTAITRELLDVAQTAVSLMFVLEEQYGVDIQQALEEHIAKLRAKGYIK
- a CDS encoding deoxycytidylate deaminase, translated to MRKEWDEYFLDIAFQVASRSTCNRLAVGAVVVKDKRIKGTGYNGAPHGLPHCLEVGCLMEGEHCLRTIHAEINALLECSPEERQGATMYVTDYPCERCALVIVQSGIKRLVYARPYHVNHDWLLEAGIEIVHLPR
- the glyA gene encoding serine hydroxymethyltransferase — translated: METVAKVDPEIVAAVRGELQRQRTHLELIASENFVSQAVMEAYSCVLTNKYAEGYPGKRYYGGCEWADVVENLARERAKALFGAEHANVQPHSGSQANTAVYLAVLNPGDKALGMNLAHGGHLTHGSPVSLSGKYYNFCFYGVDAKTGRIDYDAVARIAREERPRLIVAGASAYPRVIDFARFREIADEVGALLMVDMAHIAGLVAAGIHPNPVPYAHFVTTTTHKTMRGPRGGIILTTREYARDIDKAVFPGVQGGPLMHVIAAKAVALKEAMLPEFKRYQEQIVTNARTLADALMGYGFNLVSGGTDNHLMLVDLRNKNITGREAEDILASVQITVNKNTIPFDPQKPSVTSGIRLGTAALTSRGMDADAMVQVARAIDLALSYGPDEKKLEEARGIVAELCRAFPLYQELD
- a CDS encoding TIGR01440 family protein, coding for MAEWQDVTATVQAAAEELLNVAGLQPGQILVVGCSTSEITGRSIGTASSLEIGQAVVAGLLAATNRAQVYLAAQCCEHLNRALVIEAGAASLYNLPVVTVVPAPKAGGSLATAAYASLHRPVVVASLLAQAHAGLDIGSTLIGMHLRPVAVPVRLAIKTIGAAPVTAARTRPPLIGGQRAVYK
- the rpiB gene encoding ribose 5-phosphate isomerase B, which produces MRVALGSDHGGFHLKMAIKDYLNRQGIANHDFGTYNAESVDYPDYAHKVAAAVASGEYDRGILCCGTGIGVCIAANKVPGIRAALCHDTFSARAAREHNDANILTLGERVIGPGLALEIVDTWLKAEFSGGRHARRVQKISAIEDQYRGREDRVVVPCCHDGK
- a CDS encoding low molecular weight protein arginine phosphatase — its product is MPGILFVCTGNTCRSSMAAAIAAKLAKERGLDVTISSAGLAAREGDPATPEAVQALAEMGLDLSSHRARQLTAATVRDADLILTMTAEHRERILRDYPEARGKTYTLKEYVQGPEDPAMARRRLKLAGEIAAREQEFAAAHRQELEELYREAGDGALSQEKKTRWQQLEAELTASLKPLLEELARIQAGASRDIADPFGQPLEVYRATARELERLIRQALRKFSQEKK
- a CDS encoding manganese efflux pump gives rise to the protein MPLAGLYLGLLLGRLLGKVAAIIGALVLATMGTLMLWEAYNNRRQGGSMVGQVLRVIPGRGGVLGGVMAILFMAGSVSLDALSVGFGLGAISVNVPLTVLTMGFIAATMTALGLLAGRRLGSFFGNRAELAGGLILVAIGLKMLVGV
- a CDS encoding L-threonylcarbamoyladenylate synthase, with the protein product MRTKYLKINPLVPELHKIRLAAKILARGGVVAFPTETVYGLGANALDGRAVRRIFRAKGRPADNPLIVHIASFQDVQDLVAYLPPRATLLMQRFWPGPLTLIMPRSDLIPDEVTAGLDTVGLRMPSHPVAQALIRATRLPIAAPSANTSGRPSPTTGQHVLRDLRGKIDAVIDGGPSTVGVESTVLDLTSPVPTILRPGGITYEELQAVLGKVAIDPAVKGQQVEHPKAPGMKYKHYAPAGEVFLVTGDLERVVARVRALVAAWQRRGRRVAVLATSETAPFYQDEPRPDYLEVLGSRRQPETIAANLFGALRNCDRHHADIILAETVKEEGIGLAIMNRLRKSAANRIIRA